A genomic segment from Bryobacteraceae bacterium encodes:
- a CDS encoding glycosyltransferase, whose protein sequence is MLTVLFVSYFFPPVGGAGSQRSQKFVKFLRNHDIELVVLAGPTRLNGRWTPGDESLEADLPAEVSVHRIEICARTKRTVATRAQRWCRIPSKHSRTWADAAVETGAEIGKGCDLILATMSPFESAEVGRRLSSRLGVPWVADLRDPWALDEMQVYPTIVHRWIEERKMGRELETASLTVMNTPEAAHVARRAFPSLAGRIISIPNGFDDEDFSGPVPATSADTFRIVHAGALHTDLAMRTRRRSLPALLGGTEPNVNFLTRTHVYLLRALERWFRDCPEARGVCEVILAGETTAADRYVVTESSISEIITLTGYRSHVDTLALVRQADLLFLPMHTLPPDRRARIVPGKTYEYMASGRPILAAVPEGDARDILTECGTAFVTWPDDVDRMVEIINRVYRAWVGSEPLPLPTRAVRTMYERRVLAATMAQALRRAASGDYV, encoded by the coding sequence ATGTTGACCGTTCTCTTCGTGTCATACTTCTTCCCGCCGGTCGGAGGCGCCGGTTCGCAGCGATCCCAGAAATTTGTGAAGTTTCTGAGGAACCACGATATTGAGTTGGTAGTACTCGCAGGCCCGACCAGACTAAATGGCAGGTGGACACCAGGCGATGAGTCTCTTGAAGCAGACCTGCCGGCCGAAGTGTCGGTACACCGAATAGAGATCTGCGCGCGAACAAAACGAACGGTCGCGACGCGAGCCCAGAGGTGGTGTCGCATACCTTCGAAACATAGTAGGACATGGGCCGACGCTGCCGTCGAAACAGGTGCAGAGATTGGCAAAGGATGCGATCTGATCCTGGCAACAATGTCTCCCTTCGAAAGCGCAGAGGTTGGCCGTAGGCTTTCCTCGAGGCTAGGAGTGCCCTGGGTAGCAGATCTGCGTGACCCCTGGGCACTCGATGAGATGCAGGTGTATCCAACAATAGTGCATCGGTGGATTGAAGAGCGGAAGATGGGTAGGGAACTGGAAACGGCTTCGCTCACGGTGATGAACACCCCAGAGGCGGCTCATGTCGCACGAAGGGCATTCCCATCTTTGGCCGGACGGATTATCTCGATTCCAAATGGCTTCGATGACGAGGATTTTTCCGGTCCGGTTCCCGCAACTTCGGCCGATACGTTCCGGATCGTGCACGCCGGGGCGCTTCATACGGATCTAGCAATGCGGACTCGGCGCAGAAGTCTTCCAGCGCTGCTGGGAGGAACCGAGCCCAATGTAAACTTCCTCACGAGGACTCACGTCTACCTACTACGGGCCCTCGAGCGGTGGTTTCGAGACTGCCCGGAGGCGAGAGGCGTCTGTGAGGTTATTCTCGCTGGAGAAACGACTGCAGCTGATCGGTACGTTGTTACGGAGTCTTCGATCTCAGAAATTATCACGTTGACCGGTTACAGAAGTCATGTAGACACCCTAGCACTGGTTCGCCAGGCTGACTTGCTGTTCTTGCCGATGCACACACTTCCACCTGACAGGCGCGCAAGAATCGTTCCAGGCAAAACGTACGAGTATATGGCGTCTGGGCGCCCGATATTGGCAGCCGTGCCGGAGGGAGATGCCCGGGACATTCTGACCGAATGCGGCACTGCCTTTGTCACGTGGCCGGATGACGTCGACAGGATGGTGGAGATCATCAATAGGGTGTATCGAGCATGGGTGGGCAGCGAACCGCTCCCATTGCCGACACGCGCCGTGAGGACGATGTATGAGCGGAGAGTGTTGGCCGCTACTATGGCACAAGCGTTAAGAAGGGCGGCGTCCGGTGACTACGTCTAG
- a CDS encoding glycosyltransferase family A protein, whose amino-acid sequence MHTIYTVVTPVRDEALYLPQTIQCMVNQTVRPVEWVVVNDGSTDDTGNVIDEAAKRNSWIRAVHRANRGYREAGGGVVQAFNEGYSTLSHKEWDFVVKLDGDLTFEPDYFERCFERFAENERLGVGGGAIYHNIKGALEIETCPRFHVRGATKIYRRACWEALGGLLPSAGWDTLDEVKAQMRGWRTESFVDLMVTHHRITGAADGGWRNSVKNGRGSFVVGYHPLYIAVRCMSGLLRPPIVVGSIGLAYGYIRALLDGTDQVSDREVISYVRNQQLRRLTGRSTMWR is encoded by the coding sequence ATGCATACCATATACACCGTTGTCACACCTGTGCGAGACGAAGCCTTGTACTTGCCCCAAACGATCCAATGTATGGTCAACCAGACAGTTCGTCCAGTCGAATGGGTAGTTGTTAATGACGGCTCGACGGACGACACCGGAAACGTGATTGACGAAGCGGCCAAAAGAAACTCGTGGATCCGAGCGGTGCACCGAGCCAACAGAGGTTATCGTGAAGCCGGAGGTGGAGTGGTGCAAGCGTTCAACGAGGGCTATTCGACCCTGAGCCACAAAGAGTGGGACTTCGTCGTTAAGCTGGACGGCGATCTGACGTTTGAACCAGACTACTTCGAGCGTTGCTTTGAACGGTTTGCAGAAAATGAACGACTTGGTGTCGGCGGTGGCGCCATTTATCATAACATAAAGGGTGCGCTGGAAATTGAGACGTGTCCTCGTTTCCACGTACGAGGAGCCACGAAGATTTACCGCAGAGCATGCTGGGAGGCGCTTGGAGGGTTGCTGCCGTCTGCGGGTTGGGATACCTTGGATGAAGTTAAAGCGCAGATGCGTGGATGGCGTACTGAGTCGTTCGTGGACTTAATGGTAACGCATCATCGCATAACCGGGGCAGCTGACGGAGGATGGAGAAATTCAGTCAAAAACGGAAGAGGCAGCTTTGTTGTAGGATATCATCCGCTCTATATCGCAGTCAGGTGTATGTCCGGATTGCTAAGACCTCCCATCGTAGTTGGTTCAATCGGATTGGCCTACGGCTATATCCGGGCCTTGCTCGACGGTACCGACCAAGTGAGCGATCGGGAAGTGATTTCATATGTACGAAATCAACAGCTTCGCAGGCTTACCGGCCGGAGTACGATGTGGCGGTAG
- a CDS encoding glycosyltransferase family 2 protein translates to MLISVVYVNWNSTKYLRGSIKSVYDHTAELEPEIVVIDNASPDRDIASIVGEFPNVRIMQMDCNVGFAVANNIGARAARGKWLVFLNPDTIVLPGAFDTMLESGLSLPRVGILGAKLYNEDLSLQLTAIRAFPTIVNQVFNAAILQRAWPSCWLWDDRALLRDSTTAAPVDGISGACMMLARDVFMQVGGFCEDYFMYGEDVDICYRVRAAGYDNYLIPNARIVHYGGASSKRQKSEQWAVQWMMRSRYLYFTKTRGTVYAMMFRLIMGCASAVRLILIHGTAVVCSYDRDLQYAGEKWKAVLKWAFGFGEVVLPAERRRPTRLERGSA, encoded by the coding sequence ATGCTGATCTCGGTCGTCTATGTCAACTGGAACTCTACGAAGTACTTGCGCGGCTCAATCAAGTCCGTTTATGACCATACGGCAGAGTTGGAGCCCGAAATCGTCGTAATAGACAATGCTTCACCCGACCGGGATATAGCCAGCATCGTGGGGGAATTCCCTAATGTCAGAATCATGCAGATGGATTGTAATGTCGGCTTTGCGGTCGCGAACAACATTGGTGCCAGGGCAGCGCGTGGTAAATGGTTGGTGTTTTTGAACCCCGACACGATTGTACTTCCTGGAGCGTTTGACACAATGCTGGAGTCCGGCCTCAGTTTGCCTCGCGTCGGTATACTCGGCGCGAAATTGTACAACGAAGATCTATCGTTGCAACTAACTGCGATTAGAGCGTTTCCTACTATCGTCAACCAAGTATTCAACGCCGCGATACTGCAGCGGGCCTGGCCAAGCTGCTGGCTTTGGGACGATCGAGCCCTCTTGCGGGATAGCACTACGGCCGCCCCCGTCGACGGGATTTCCGGTGCTTGCATGATGCTTGCGCGGGACGTGTTCATGCAGGTCGGGGGTTTTTGTGAAGACTACTTCATGTATGGCGAGGATGTAGACATCTGTTACCGAGTAAGAGCCGCAGGTTATGACAACTATCTGATACCTAATGCTAGAATTGTGCACTACGGCGGAGCTAGCAGCAAGCGCCAGAAGTCTGAGCAGTGGGCAGTACAGTGGATGATGAGGTCACGGTACCTGTATTTCACAAAGACACGAGGAACAGTGTACGCGATGATGTTTAGGCTGATCATGGGCTGCGCGTCAGCTGTTCGGCTCATTCTTATACATGGTACGGCAGTGGTGTGCTCGTATGACAGGGATCTACAGTACGCCGGGGAAAAGTGGAAGGCCGTTCTGAAGTGGGCGTTCGGCTTTGGGGAAGTCGTTTTGCCGGCCGAGAGACGCCGGCCGACGCGACTAGAGAGAGGGTCTGCGTGA
- a CDS encoding GNAT family N-acetyltransferase: protein MLTRRGAPLEIIDRILRFGEEEDWRYLELRGAADVERGAIVSDTFFQHTLSLEGTECVLFAGLDRSHRRNVRKAVQRGVEVQCLDTQAGIDEYFRLHCVTRRRHGLPPQPYRFFRLLHDLLIRRGLGIIVLARAKGRYVAGAVCLNFNHNAIYKYGASDGAFHALRPNNLVIWQAIRYFRAAGAKTFSFGRTDPADEGLLRFKRGWGAHESSLLYHRIPIGRYTVSTSARRSLYHRVGGEVFRRLPIPVLRTIGCLAYPHLG, encoded by the coding sequence GTGCTCACACGCCGTGGAGCGCCACTTGAGATTATCGACAGAATATTGCGCTTCGGGGAAGAAGAGGACTGGAGGTACTTGGAATTACGGGGAGCGGCGGATGTCGAACGAGGGGCAATCGTTTCAGACACGTTTTTCCAGCACACGTTAAGTCTTGAGGGGACTGAATGCGTATTGTTCGCGGGATTGGATCGCTCGCACCGGCGTAACGTTCGAAAGGCGGTACAAAGGGGAGTTGAGGTGCAGTGTCTCGATACTCAGGCAGGAATCGACGAGTACTTTCGGCTCCATTGCGTGACTCGGAGGCGCCACGGCCTCCCACCGCAGCCATACCGGTTCTTTCGGCTGTTGCACGACCTGCTCATACGCCGAGGGCTGGGAATCATCGTGCTGGCACGGGCGAAGGGCAGATACGTGGCGGGTGCGGTCTGCCTTAATTTCAATCACAATGCGATCTACAAGTATGGAGCTTCCGATGGTGCGTTTCACGCCTTGCGGCCGAACAATCTTGTGATTTGGCAGGCGATACGTTATTTTCGCGCAGCTGGGGCAAAGACGTTTTCGTTCGGGCGAACGGATCCGGCGGATGAAGGGCTTCTGAGATTCAAGCGAGGCTGGGGAGCACATGAATCCTCTCTTCTGTACCACCGCATACCGATTGGTCGTTATACCGTCTCGACGTCTGCAAGGCGGTCGCTGTATCATCGGGTCGGCGGCGAAGTCTTTCGCCGCCTGCCTATTCCTGTTCTGCGTACCATCGGTTGTCTGGCCTATCCACATCTTGGCTAG